The Lepus europaeus isolate LE1 unplaced genomic scaffold, mLepTim1.pri SCAFFOLD_105, whole genome shotgun sequence DNA segment cgcccgcccgctcACCCACGCTCGTGGGGAACAGCTCCTCGTTGTTGATCTGCACTCGATCCAGTCCATCAGCAGGTCCACGTAGCGCGGGGCCGACAGCGCCGTGGGCTTCCGGAAGCGGTGCTCGTCCTGCCAGCGGTACTCGTACTTGGGGCCGCCGACATGACCGGGCACGACTGCTCGGTGCAGCCGTCGCTCACCGTGCCGTAGACCAGGTTGACGCGGTTGAAGAAGTCCACCACGTGCAACGGCCACCCAGTCGTGCAGCTCCTCGCCGGGCGGCAGCTTCACGGCCAGCCGCAGGTCCAGCCCCGCGTTCAGCGACGCCTGCGCCCGCTTGTGCAGCTCGAAGCGCTGCGTGCCCGGCTCGACTTGCGCTTGGGGCGGAAGGTCTTGTCCTTGCTGAAGACCTGCTTCAGGAAGGGGCTGGACATGGCGGCCGCCGGCCCGCGGACCTgggacacgggggggggggggggggcagtgaggaCCCCGCCCAGACCTGGGACacaggggggagggggcggtgaggACCCCGCCCAGACCTGGGacacagtggggagggggcagtgaggaCCCCGCCCAGACCTGGGACACACAGAGGGGGTGAGGACCCGCCCAGACCTGGGACACACAGAGGGGGTGAGGACCCGGCCCAGACCTGGGACACACAGAGGGGGTGAGGACCCGGCCCAGACCTGGGACACACAGAGACCAGCGGTGCAGACCCAGGCAGCCAGGGGCTGTCAGGACGTTCAGGCCCACAAGCACAGAGGCCTGATTTGGGGTGTTGGCCGAGGCTTTTAAGAAAACTTatttgagggggccggcgccgtggtataggttaagcctccgcttgcggcgccggcatcccatacaggcacgggctgagtcccggctgctccacttccgaccagctctctgctgtggcctgggagggcagtgacgatggcccaagtccctgggcccctgcacctgtgtgggagacccggatggagctcctggctcctggctggcccagccctggctcctgtggacatctggggagtgaccagcacgTGGGACACTCACGGGTGCCTGTGGGATGCCCATGCCCTCACCCTGACGTGGACAGGGGTCTCTGGGGGTCAGGTGGGTCTGCAGGGTGGGCCCTGGTCCCCGGGAGGGGCCGACAGGGCACTGCAGCCCCAGACCCTGCTGGCCGCCCACAGAGGCCGGGGCCGGGAGCCAGTGCTGCCCACACCCTCCTGGCAGACCCCGGCTCAGGAGGCGCCCTGGCGTCTCCTCTGCCCCCGGCACCTGGCGCCCCCACCTTCACTTCCCACACCTGCTGCAAAGCCTCCACTTCCGGTCAGGCCCGTGACAGACGCCACCCACACATACCGCGGCGGGTCCCGCCTGTCAGTGCCGTGGCTGCCTGTCCCCGAGGTGCCCACCCACGTCCAGCCCCGCTCACCCCCCTGCACTCCCGCGCCCGCCTCCCAGAGCCCTCCTGCCACCCAGCCAGAAGGGTGGCGGGTGGCCCCTAGACAGACCTCCAGGGAGCACGGACCTGGGGGGGGGCTCAGAAGAGGAAGTGCCAgaggggaagtggggaggggaggcaggaggggcagcGTTGGCCTCTGCCAGGCCTCGGCGCCCACCCAGACGACATAAGGCCAGCAGGCTGGGCGTCCCCCGCGAGGGGCCAGCAGCCTGGCGCTGGGGCGGTGCCGGGCCAAGGTGGCAGCTGTGGCCACGCTGGGTGGGTGTGGCCCCCCATGCTGTCTCATGCTCACAGCCCACGGTGGACGGAGCGGTCCCCTCAGGGAATGACCTGGCCCCCAACATCAACAGTACCGGGGGTCCGGCAtcaatggggtgcaggggctggaCCCGAGAGAGGCGCTGGTGTCTCCCAGGCCCTCCTGGGAGGAGCCAGAGGGCCAGAGTCGGGGGGCCGCGAGCCCAGGGCCGCGGCGCGTCCAGAGCTGGCAAACGCGGGACGGGGAATCTCCCAGGAGCCTCAGGGAGggacagccctgcccacacccggACCTCCGCCCAGGGCGAGGGTGCGTCTGCGTGGCTACGCCATCGCGCGGCCTGCTCCAGCGGGCCGCAAACAGCGACAGTGGCACCGACGCACCTGACACGGGCCACGCAGGTCCCGgcgcccaggcctggccaggcctggcagCTCTAACACCGGCTCCCCGAGGCAGACTCGGCAGCACCAtgggcactgcgggtggcagctccGAGGCCAGGGCTGGAGAAGCCCCGGAGAGGGGACAGCCGCGCCATGGGGGCTCCACTGAGACGCCCACAGGAGCGGACTTGTGGCCCCCAGAGACAGGGCCGGCTGGAGACTGCTGATGGGAACAGAGGTGATGGTGTCCAGCCTCGCAGTTACCACGCGGCTCAACGCCTGGACCCGAGCCCTGCGGGGCTCCCGATGCCCAGTGCCGCCCTCGGGGCTCCCGGCGCCCAGGTGCCGccctgctggggctcctggctccgggtctGGCCTCTTCAGTCTCAGCCCGTGGGGCATCTGGGGgcgggagctctctgtctgtcaaacAGCTGACAGATCCAGAGGGGGCAGCCCTCTGGGTGAGACCCCGCCCCAACCTGGAAAGGACCCACAGTGGCCCCTCTGGGCTCCGCCGCGGGCAATCAGAGAGGAGACCAGTAAGAGGGCGCGGAGACCTGGCCCTGTGGGGGCAGCCAGCTCAGGGGGTGGCTGCCACCACCCTccgccctccccccacaccctggCCGCTCCTGGGAGCGCCTGACTGAGGCCGCCTGGGCCGAGCAGGGCCCTCATGCCCGGGACCGCTCCCCGGACAGAGCCCCCATAGCAGCCCCTTCCGGGGGCCCCCACGCCCTCGCCTGGGCGGGCACCGCGCACACGCGGGCTCCCCTCGCTTCTCCCGGGGGCCGGCCCAGCTGCAAActcccacaggcaagaagccgcaGGCCGGCCTTTCCAGGGCTGTCAGGGGGCTGCCCCTGCGATGACatcacccggccaggccagggaggggcctgcaCGGCCTGTGTGGCTGGTGCCAGGGACAGCACGCAGGCCGGGCCCGGGGCCGAGCTCCTCCTGTGTTCTCACACACAGGACTGGGCAGGTGCGTCCGTCTCCTCCTCCCAGAAAGCGGGAGGGTCCTGCGGGGCTCCCGGGGGCCAGCGCCCGGCACGAGCAGGCAGCTGTGTGGCCGgccgggggccagcgccatgggccccagcagcctccccacctgctgcccccgaggCCCGGTTACCGTCGGTGGGGTTCGGACTCCTCTCTTGGCTCCTGCTGGTCCCCTCACAGGTGCGTGGAAACTTCTAGAAGCAAGGAGGACAGACAAGCTGACGAACGCCCCAGACAGACCCCTGCCCCCCTCGGGAAGCGCAGCACAGTTCCTCCAGGCAGCGCGGCCCGGCGCCCACTTCCTTCCGGCGCCTGCCACATCCTGCCACGGCCGTGGGCCACGCCCCGGGCTCCCACGGCTCACGGCTCACAGGCCGCAGACCCTGggcgccagccccccaccctGAGCGGCCTGGGCTGCGGAACCTGCAGAAGGTGGGCTTCACGGCGGCCCCACGGGAGAGGCGACCCAGGCGCCCACCGACCCAGGCCCCCGCCGACCCCCGGGCCCCACCGACCCAGGCCCCCGCTGACCCCCCGGCCCCGCCAACCCCTGGGCCCCACCGACCCAGGCCCCCGCTGACCCCCCGGGCCCCGCCGACCCCCGGACCCCACCGACCCAGGCCCCCGCCGACCCCCGGGCCCCGCCGACCCAGGCCCCCGCCGACCCCCGGGCCCCACAGACCCAGGCCCCCGCCGACCCCCCGGCCCCGCCGACCCAGGCCCCCGCCGACCCCCGGACCCCACCGACCCAGGCCCCGCCGACCCCTGGGCCCAGGTTGAGGAGCCCCCGTTCCACCATCAGCACAGACCAGACCGTGAGCCGGGGTCCCTCCCGGCCCCACGGACACAAGGACCACACCCTGGGCCGGCAGCGCCCCCGAGGGAGTTGTGGCCACCACAGATGTCCCCAGACGTGGCCCGCTGCCCCCAGGGGTTGGGAGCTCCCCGAGGGCAAGCCCTGTGTCATCTCAGAGCGGCTCCTCACCACCTGCCTGGCCAGGTCCTGTCCCCCGgcccacctcccacctgcccccggGGGACGGGAGCCCTCGCTGTGACCTGCGCCCGGCCCTGGCCACCCGTCCTGCTCCCACTTTTGCCTGGCGGTAAGGAAGGTGCAGGGGTGAGCTGGGGCCCACGCCCACCCCCTCCGGCCCCCCGGCAGCCATCCCACCCCATGTCACTGGGGGTGGACTCCAGGGACGCCGCTCGGCACCCCGCAGGCCCCAGCGCGGTCTGGCTCCTGTGTCCACTCCACAGTGCCcgggcccccacccccaagggCTATGCAGTGAATGAAACTGGACATTTCAAGCAGCAACAACCAGCCGTGGTGCCCATTTCTACGTCTATAAACCAGGGCCGGGGggggcgcgggttcgagtcccggctgctccacttcccagccaactccctgctgtggcctgggagagcagtggacgatggcccaagtccttgggcccctgcacctgcgtgggagacccggatggagctcctggctcctggccttggatcagcccagctccagccactgtggccatttggggagtgaaccagaggatggaagaccccctctctccctctctctccctctctctccctctcctctctccctctccccctctctctccctccctctctccctccctccctctctctctctcctccttcctccctctctctctccctctctccctccatctctccctacccctctctctccctctctccctccctctctccccctttctccccctcctccctctctctctctccctctctctccctctcctctctccctctccccctctctctccctccctctctccctccctccctctctctctctcccccttcctccctctctctctccctctctccctccctccctctccctctctctccctccctctccctccctctctctctctctccctccctctctcgctctctctccctctgtaaccgcatctcaaacaaatctttaagagcGGGGTCAGCGTGTCTGAgccgcacagcccagccctggggctctCGGCCTGGCCCGCCCCGGCCGTGGGGGCCTCTGGGGAGCGGACAGGGACGAGGACCTccgtctgcctccctccctcgaGCCTGACAAGGAACAAGGAAGCGGGGGAAGCCGCGTCCTCCGGGTCCTCCAGGAACTGAGCCCTGGGCCGGGACGCCAAGGACTTCCCCCAGGAAAACCCCCCGCTGCCCGCCAGCCTGGGGGGCTTCCAGGACCCCGCCCCACGGCCCTGACGGGAGGGAGCCGCTGGCCCGGGTGAGGTCCGCCCTGACGAACCCCCAGAAGCGGGAATCTCACCGAGGCCCAGGCCCCGCGGCCACCTGGGAGCCTGAGGACACCCACGACACCCACGTCACCCACGTCCACGGCTCTCAGACCTGGCACCTCCCAGCCCCGGAAAGCGGAGGACTCGTGGGGCAGTGAGCCAGGgcggggacacagacacagagacagggacagacagggacacagagacagggaccAGCGACACGGacggggacacagacacacggGACCAGCGACACGGacggggacacagacacagacagacacagagacacagagggaccaGCGACACGGacggggacacagacacagagggaccaGCGACACGGacggggacacagacacagacagacacagagacacagagggaccaGCGACACAGacggggacacagacacagacagacacagagacacagagggaccaGCGACACGGacggggacacagacacagacagacacagagacacagagggaccaGCGACACGGacggggacacagacacagacagacacagagacacagaggaaccAGCGACACGGAccgggacacagacacacagggacacagacggggacacagacacagagagacagggacagacacagagggacCAGAGACACACAGGGACCAGCGACACGGacggggacacagacacacagggacacagacagacagacacagacacacagagaccagAGACACGGacggggacacagacacacagggacacacaccagGATCCTGGgacagcccggggtggggggctgctgggAGTGGGGGGCGGCCGAGGGCGGGGCTGCTGGGGGGCCCAGGGGGGCTGCACCTTGGCCTCGCTCAGCCCCCAGACCCAGTGGCTGCCAGGCGCAGGCCCTGCCGCTCCGCCCGGTCCGGCTGCAGAGGAAGTGCGGCTCAGCGGGCAGCGCCGGGCCTGAGGTCCCCCGGgcactccaggaggcagggccGGCGGACCCCGGCCCACGTGCGCGCCCACCGCGCCCACCACACGCCTGACTCCGGCCGGCCGCTCTGCTCCGGTCAGCGCGCGGGACCCGCGGGGCCCTGAGCCTGGAGGGGGCCTGACCCAAACTGCGGGGCGCAGAGCTGCGGGTGAACCCCGAAGGGGCGGATGCGCCCCGAAGCCGGTCCACGCTGGCCACCTGCCCGCTGTCCGCCTTCTGCCCGAGTGCCCTGCGGGCCCCGCCCCagtcccgccccagccccgcgctccccagccccgcactccccagccccacactctgccccagccccgcccagccccg contains these protein-coding regions:
- the MOB3A gene encoding LOW QUALITY PROTEIN: MOB kinase activator 3A (The sequence of the model RefSeq protein was modified relative to this genomic sequence to represent the inferred CDS: inserted 3 bases in 3 codons; deleted 1 base in 1 codon), with the translated sequence MSSPFLKQVFSKDKTFRPKRKXEPGTQRFELHKRAQASLNAGLDLRLAVKLPPGEELHDWVAVHVVDFFNRVNLVYGTVSDGCTEQSCPVMXGGPKYEYRWQDEHRFRKPTALSAPRYVDLLMDWIEXQINNEELFPTSVGTPFPKNFLQAVRKILSRLFRVFVHVYIHHFDRIAHMGSEAHVNTCYKHFYYFVTEFGLIDTKELEPLKEMTARMCH